The nucleotide window TGGGGTCACATGGCTCATTTGGTGTTCAGGCTGATCTCTTGGTTTTTTCCGTGAGATGGGCACTTGCAGTTTTCCTGAGGTAGCAGATACAGAGGTCTTCCCTTTATTCctttaataaaagcaaaagtgaaggaaaagagGACAGGCAGACAGAAGTGCTGAAGCTTCTTATGAAAGATACAAACACACTTGaagtaaaatacatttctgaaatACACCACTGGGACAGAGAGCACAAGAGCCTCCAAAAGCAAACTTCACCATCTCAGAATCACCCTGAAGACAATTACAGGTTTAATGTGGCAAAACAGTTAATCAGCCAGAAATTActttacataaataaatatccagacacctggctctgcagggccccGGCTGTTATCTGGAATGGACTTTTTCCTCACTGCCATCCTGCAGCAGGTCAAGGCAGCAGGACTGCAGGCGCTGtgcacacagcagggacagcagagaacACAGCGCTGCTACGTCGAGGCATTCGTAGAACTTAAGTGCAGAAAGTGCTCATCAGAGGATAAATGTACCCACTCCTTCTGTTGTTCTGCCACCTTTTCTGCCAAGCATTTTACCAGGACAGGATCTACTTTGGAGTCAATCTTGTTGGCAAACCAGTGTCCATAATTCAGAAGCCATCTTAATTCCCCAGCCCCGTAGATGCAGACACTGCGAAGGTGGGTACCAGTGCACGGAGGATACAAATAGTCTTCAAGATAATTCCATTTCACCAGACGAGTTTTGCTTTGTAAGTCTGTTACATCCTGGGATGACCTTGGAACTTCCCCAGGGACCCCGGGGACACGTACAAGAGTGGCCCAGAAATGTTCATCTGGAGAGTATGTGTCCCTTGACCactcaaaaaaatcttttacaaGCGAGCTTTCAAGGGTATATCGAATAAATTCCCGGCTTAAAACAAAATAGGCACTGCCTACAAACATCTCAATACCATGAGGTGGCGGATTCTTGGAAATGTTGGTTTTTACAGGCATCTGCATGTATTCATAAGGCACTTTCATAAGTTCATAGTGATAAGTAAATCGTTCTCTTTTGCTACTGCTTGGCTTTGAAGTTTCCAGCATGTTTCCTCCACCAAGTTTCTTCAGTTCAGCAACCAACTCGAAATTGGATCTCAAAGGGAAATCTTGGCCACACAAATTGATAACATACTTCCAAGGAACTGGAGAGTCCATCAAATCAGACAAACAATTGAAATCTGCCTGCAGACGTGAAATATGTGCATAGTCCACTGTCTCCAGTTTTGatgcaatgaaaatatttgggaaGCATTTAGCTAGATTGTTCAAAGCAGATTTGAaactttttgctgctttttgatCATAATGGATGCAGTAAATATTTTGACGACTGTACAACGAATGTATGAGCCTTTCTACCATTGCTGCATCTTTGTGAACAACCAGAGAATAGGCAATTGGAAAACTCTCCTCCTCTGGAGAAACAGGTTTTAGCTGGTATTTCCTAAGTGAACGATACACGTGACAGTCACTTGTCATTGCTACAACATCTTCATCAGCTAAA belongs to Haemorhous mexicanus isolate bHaeMex1 chromosome Z, bHaeMex1.pri, whole genome shotgun sequence and includes:
- the GCNT4 gene encoding beta-1,3-galactosyl-O-glycosyl-glycoprotein beta-1,6-N-acetylglucosaminyltransferase 4 — protein: MKRHKWSNKCPSRRKILILCVTGWLIALLKLLHVERHFFPSKGIYLVEHFLSTSSYVRNRYSYPRNEFQYEINCSSIYEQDPHEIGKSLEIRRKEIVDLADEDVVAMTSDCHVYRSLRKYQLKPVSPEEESFPIAYSLVVHKDAAMVERLIHSLYSRQNIYCIHYDQKAAKSFKSALNNLAKCFPNIFIASKLETVDYAHISRLQADFNCLSDLMDSPVPWKYVINLCGQDFPLRSNFELVAELKKLGGGNMLETSKPSSSKRERFTYHYELMKVPYEYMQMPVKTNISKNPPPHGIEMFVGSAYFVLSREFIRYTLESSLVKDFFEWSRDTYSPDEHFWATLVRVPGVPGEVPRSSQDVTDLQSKTRLVKWNYLEDYLYPPCTGTHLRSVCIYGAGELRWLLNYGHWFANKIDSKVDPVLVKCLAEKVAEQQKEWVHLSSDEHFLHLSSTNAST